One segment of Rosa chinensis cultivar Old Blush chromosome 6, RchiOBHm-V2, whole genome shotgun sequence DNA contains the following:
- the LOC112169792 gene encoding probable disease resistance protein At5g47250 translates to MAEICISVVEKLAECTVSPVLRQFGYLINYKSNVEDLTVKVTTLTSKRDGVQQRVEAANRNLEAILPEVQNWLDQVNQTIQEKETRFEKGRLSKATTCCSSNGWCRNLKVRHSLSRKATKMAPKVDVLLTEGDFPIISCPAPPRKIEYPAIQYFEDSTEAPAKPHEGASSSLGTSNPAKPPAPMDLYARLQYRLPYTKDLLAALQDDKISMIGISGTIREIDTVTTKEFMKRMKQKKLFEEVAMAVVSQDPELKRIQGEIAEMLDLKLENGNLVERADRLRAVLLASDSKRILVILTDVCGILDLDAIGISHVDIKKSCKIMLISQLSNVFGEMGTQSNFKLLLQSTPIARPVEFESRISIIRDVMDALTDDESNPIVICGMGGIGKTTLVMEIGAKASEVDLFDDVAIAEFTQEPDLIKIQGKIANALGLELKAEDDRAAKLRERLSMGIKKVLIILDNVWTQLNLWEIGIPISRDPKCCKLLVSSRNQDIFKEMKTKRNFLIAGLSTHDAWSLFKKVAGGSIEFDLELRPIAKQVLDECDGLPVAISTVGGALQGESIPKWRNALRQLRQACPEDVPGVIEHVYGKIAFSFECLPSEQAKSCFLLCCAFPESEEFPIEWLVMFGIGLGLFKDIDSISEARDYLTTLVDTLKNRSLLLEDDEKDYVRMHDVVRDVAVYIASKELAQKKSDKLERRFMCREAVELNHLLKSSSLTTGMSTIELLVLVPTDGIELELPATIFDGMENLKVLEIWRSILPSLSLLKNLQTLILVGCRLNIDVIGELRSLMILHLQESDVKQLPDAFKNLSNLRSLNLTGCTKLKVISPGVLSSLSHLEELYMWDSFEDWVVEKLGSTETINWISKLEVNAQQEEVDILKKLGSTKTIYWISQWEVDSQPEEVDIWKKLNRLAVEKLASTETTTDQEDDDEDADSSELEELDNLGDLFAGYVRDLEGDYDDLTRWANSMDWRVGLLSELLSLSRLTTLEVVLPPIEILRTSKLFHKLERFKISIGWDEHEDLEDLEGNYLRVYSLDGSSLADTEISLLLRKTNKLELKMKNLRDPLNVLDVNCCANLESLALKDCDSLEYLIDMTVKQDTPRSVFPALNYLEIDGARRLKEIFHGDLPLGSLQKLE, encoded by the coding sequence ATGGCAGAAATATGTATTTCAGTTGTGGAAAAATTAGCAGAGTGCACAGTCTCACCTGTTCTGCGACAGTTTGGTTATCTGATTAACTACAAGagcaatgttgaagatctcacCGTGAAGGTTACAACTCTGACTTCCAAAAGAGATGGGGTACAACAACGTGTGGAAGCAGCAAACAGAAACTTGGAGGCTATTCTGCCCGAAGTTCAGAACTGGTTGGACCAAGTAAACCAGACCATACAAGAAAAGGAGACGCGTTTTGAAAAAGGAAGATTATCGAAGGCAACAACATGCTGCAGCTCCAATGGGTGGTGTCGAAATCTGAAGGTCCGCCATTCCTTGAGTAGGAAAGCAACGAAGATGGCTCCAAAGGTTGATGTCCTCCTTACAGAAGGAGATTTCCCCATAATATCATGTCCTGCTCCTCCGCGGAAGATTGAATATCCAGCCATACAATATTTTGAGGATTCCACCGAGGCCCCGGCCAAGCCACATGAAGGGGCGAGCTCCTCCTTAGGAACATCTAATCCTGCTAAACCACCTGCACCTATGGATCTCTATGCGCGTCTGCAATATAGGTTGCCTTACACAAAGGATCTCTTGGCGGCTCTGCAAGATGACAAGATCAGTATGATTGGCATTTCTGGGACAATCAGAGAGATAGATACAGTAACAACTAAAGAGttcatgaaaagaatgaaacaaaaaaagctCTTTGAAGAGGTTGCCATGGCAGTTGTGTCCCAGGATCCAGAATTGAAACGAATACAAGGTGAAATTGCAGAAATGCTAGACCTGAAATTGGAGAATGGGAATTTGGTTGAACGGGCAGATAGGCTACGTGCTGTATTATTGGCATCCGATTCTAAGAGGATTCTTGTAATACTGACTGATGTCTGTGGAATACTTGATTTGGATGCAATTGGAATTTCTCATGTTGATATCAAGAAAAGCTGCAAGATCATGTTGATTTCACAACTATCAAACGTATTTGGTGAAATGGGGACTCAGAGCAATTTCAAATTGTTGTTACAATCCACTCCCATAGCAAGACCCGTTGAGTTTGAATCAAGAATTTCAATCATCAGAGATGTAATGGATGCTCTGACAGACGATGAATCCAACCCCATTGTAATCTGTGGCATGGGGGGAATTGGCAAAACAACCTTGGTGATGGAAATTGGTGCAAAAGCGAGTGAAGTAGATCTATTTGATGATGTTGCTATTGCAGAGTTTACTCAAGAACCCGACTTGATCAAAATCCAAGGTAAAATTGCTAATGCTCTAGGTCTGGAACTTAAAGCAGAGGATGATAGAGCAGCCAAGTTACGAGAAAGATTATCAATGGGTATCAAAAAGGTCCTTATAATATTGGACAATGTTTGGACACAACTAAATTTGTGGGAAATAGGGATTCCAATTTCCCGTGATCCAAAATGTTGTAAACTTCTAGTATCATCACGGAACCAAGATATCTTCAAAGagatgaaaaccaaaagaaatttcctCATTGCTGGTTTGTCAACACATGATGCTTGGAGTTTGTTTAAGAAGGTAGCAGGAGGGTCCATAGAATTTGATCTCGAGCTGCGTCCTATAGCAAAACAGGTTCTGGATGAATGTGATGGCTTACCAGTTGCAATTTCTACAGTTGGAGGGGCACTACAAGGTGAAAGCATTCCAAAATGGAGAAATGCACTTAGACAACTAAGACAGGCTTGCCCAGAAGACGTTCCAGGAGTCATAGAGCATGTGTACGGAAAAATAGCGTTCAGCTTTGAATGTCTACCAAGCGAGCAAGCCAAATCATGTTTTTTGCTATGTTGTGCATTTCCAGAAAGTGAAGAGTTTCCAATTGAATGGTTGGTTATGTTTGGGATTGGGCTTGGACTTTTTAAAGACATTGATTCAATATCTGAAGCAAGGGACTACTTAACAACATTGGTTGACACACTCAAAAATCGTTCTTTGTTGTTAGAGGACGATGAGAAAGATTATGTTAGAATGCATGATGTGGTGCGTGATGTAGCCGTGTATATAGCCTCCAAAGAGTTGGCACAAAAGAAGAGTGATAAGCTTGAAAGGAGATTTATGTGTAGAGAAGCAGTGGAATTGAACCATTTGCTCAAGAGTAGTTCACTGACAACCGGTATGAGTACTATTGAGCTTTTAGTGTTGGTACCCACAGATGGAATTGAACTGGAGCTGCCGGCCACAATTTTCGATGGAATGGAAAATCTCAAGGTTTTAGAGATCTGGAGATCAATCCTCCCATCCCTTTCACTTCTGAAGAATCTTCAAACGCTCATTCTAGTGGGTTGCCGTCTCAATATTGATGTCATTGGAGAGCTACGGTCACTCATGATACTCCATTTACAGGAATCTGACGTCAAACAGTTGCCTGATGCATTCAAAAATTTATCTAATCTGAGGTCGTTAAATTTGACAGGATGTACAAAACTTAAAGTAATCTCACCAGGCGTTCTGTCGAGTTTATCTCATCTAGAAGAATTGTACATGTGGGATAGCTTTGAAGATTGGGTGGTTGAGAAACTGGGCTCAACAGAAACAATCAATTGGATCTCTAAATTGGAGGTTAATGCCCAACAAGAAGAAGTAGACATATTGAAGAAATTGGGCTCAACAAAAACAATCTATTGGATCTCTCAATGGGAAGTTGATTCCCAACCAGAAGAAGTCGACATATGGAAGAAACTCAACAGGTTGGCAGTTGAGAAACTAGCCTCAACAGAAACAACAACTGAtcaggaggatgatgatgaggatgcAGATAGTAGCGAATTAGAGGAACTCGACAACCTTGGAGATCTGTTTGCAGGGTATGTTCGAGATTTAGAAGGAGACTACGACGATCTCACAAGGTGGGCCAACTCTATGGACTGGAGAGTTGGATTACTTTCAGAGCTACTTTCCTTGTCCCGTTTGACTACTTTAGAAGTGGTTTTACCACCAATTGAGATTCTGCGAACCAGTAAGCTATTTCATAAGCTTGAAAGATTTAAGATCTCTATTGGATGGGATGAGCATGAAGACTTGGAGGACTTAGAGGGTAACTACTTGAGAGTTTATAGTCTTGATGGAAGCTCTCTTGCGGATACTGAAATCAGTTTGTTGTTGAGGAAAACTAACAAGCTTGAGTTAAAAATGAAGAATTTGAGAGACCCTCTCAATGTCTTAGATGTAAACTGCTGTGCAAACTTGGAGTCACTTGCCCTCAAAGACTGTGATTCTCTGGAATATCTGATTGACATGACTGTTAAACAAGATACTCCACGAAGCGTCTTTCCTGCATTGAATTATCTGGAAATCGATGGAGCAAGGAGACTGAAAGAGATTTTTCATGGTGACCTGCCACTGGGGTCGCTTCAGAAACTAGAA